A single window of Sebastes umbrosus isolate fSebUmb1 chromosome 16, fSebUmb1.pri, whole genome shotgun sequence DNA harbors:
- the rtn1a gene encoding reticulon-1a isoform X3, with product MSAQPGEELGGSDGRWFGDDYERNGLFGNTTTRFDELREDFKPRGGEVATGDLDQQFHLFQDDGKRPPVAMETASTDDPMSGLFRKPMNDDGDVYTSLMSNQSFTSDREASYLSDDLKPSKPTSGLDQFSSDNYSFSSSTKTTSSLVDDMPKSLFGSDKTESYNYMDISHGDERRDQGSLVDTGSTGGDSLGSYMDKNLGRDEEEEENLGPALGSHSFPYVEEPSDEELSDYRSYRNLGGTPQTASPVKITLTESQPPAAKTEPQQHPPPASASERENVLSVGLQGVPTVTLSEPEDDSPASTPNASPTQKDFPSSDMVKADAVKPAPSKSSPSTKVGSREHDGSSAESGDSEIELVAEEPPKAASNPFAQPPKSKGTSSQPNNPFDNPPVTKGGFGLAGNHAPPTAYSILREEREAELDSDLFIESASEESPKREQGFGGPKKGAGPPSPLVPSAVPPRSTAEAVPAEPPITEPVKTPVKTEEDRPSKPKPPTAAVPPEVRSEKPHQDDMHKHTDEGKGDLGKPAPSIFLQSFAIDLLYWRNVKQSGAVFSSVLLLLFSLTQFSVVSVGAYLALAALSATISFRIYKSVLQAVQKTDEGHPFKAYLEIEIALSQDQISKYADKILLYSNTCMKELRRLFLVQDLVDSLKVLQFAVLMWLLTYVGALFNGLTLLILAVVSMFTMPVVYEKHQAQIDQYVGLIRTQVNSVVGKIQAKIPGAKRKEE from the exons atgtcTGCTCAGCCCGGTGAGGAGCTAGGCGGCTCGGATGGGAGGTGGTTTGGAGATGACTACGAGAGGAACGGCCTGTTTGGGAACACAACGACCCGCTTCGACGAGCTACGGGAGGATTTTAAGCCGAGAGGCGGCGAGGTGGCGACGGGCGACCTGGATCAACAATTTCATCTTTTCCAGGACGACGGGAAAAGGCCTCCCGTTGCTATGGAAACTGCATCTACAG ATGACCCCATGTCTGGCCTGTTTAGGAAGCCTAtgaatgatgatggtgatgtctACACTTCCCTGATGTCAAATCAGAGCTTCACATCGGATCGAGAAGCCTCCTACCTGTCGGACGACCTGAAGCCGTCCAAGCCGACCTCTGGCCTGGATCAATTCTCCAGCGACAACTATAGCTTCAGTTCCAGCACCAAGACGACTTCCAGCCTGGTTGATGACATGCCAAAATCTCTGTTTGGCTCAGATAAGACAGAATCCTACAACTACATGGACATCAGCCACGGGGATGAGCGTCGCGACCAGGGCAGCCTGGTGGACACGGGCTCGACTGGTGGTGACTCACTGGGCAGCTACATGGATAAAAACCTCGgaagagatgaggaggaagaggaaaaccTGGGTCCAGCACTGGGCTCCCACTCTTTCCCCTACGTGGAGGAGCCGTCTGATGAAGAGCTGTCAGACTACCGCTCCTACCGAAACCTGGGTGGCACCCCGCAGACCGCCAGCCCGGTGAAGATCACCTTGACCGAGTCCCAGCCTCCAGCTGCCAAGACTGAGCCGCAACAACATCCCCCTCCAGCCAGCGCGTCTGAGCGTGAAAACGTCCTCAGTGTGGGCTTACAGGGGGTTCCCACCGTGACGCTATCGGAGCCAGAGGATGACAGCCCTGCTTCCACTCCCAATGCTTCACCGACAC AAAAAGACTTCCCTTCCAGTGACATGGTCAAGGCCGACGCGGTGAAGCCTGCACCTTCCAAAAGCAGTCCGAGCACAAAGGTGGGCAGCAGGGAGCATGATGGCAGCAGCGCAGAGTCTGGAGACTCAGAGATTGAGCTGGTGGCTGAGGAGCCTCCAAAGGCCGCTAGCAACCCATTTGCCCAGCCGCCTAAAAGCAAGGGCACATCCAGCCAGCCAAACAACCCCTTTGACAATCCCCCAGTCACCAAGGGTGGTTTCGGCCTAGCAGGCAACCACGCTCCACCCACAGCCTACAGCATtctgagggaggagagagaggccgAGCTCGACAGTGATCTCTTCATTGAGTCTGCGTCTGAAGAGAGCCCAAAGAGAGAGCAGGGCTTCGGCGGCCCCAAAAAGGGAGCCGGCCCTCCCTCTCCCCTGGTTCCCAGCGCCGTCCCTCCCCGTAGTACGGCTGAGGCGGTGCCAGCCGAGCCCCCGATCACAGAACCGGTGAAGACCCCGGTGAAAACAGAGGAGGATCGCCCCAGCAAGCCCAAGCCACCCACTGCAGCCGTGCCCCCAGAGGTGCGATCGGAGAAGCCCCACCAGGACGACATGCACAAGCACACCGATGAGGGCAAAGGAGACCTGGGAAAGCCTGCTCCTTCAATCTTCCTGCAGAGCTTTG CGATTGACCTCCTCTACTGGAGGAATGTGAAGCAGTCGGGGGCCGTGTTCAGCAGCGtgcttctgctcctcttctccctGACCCAGTTCAGCGTGGTCAGCGTCGGAGCCTACTTAGCCCTGGCGGCCCTCTCTGCCACCATCAGCTTCAGGATCTACAAGTCTGTGCTGCAGGCTGTGCAGAAGACCGATGAGGGACATCCTTTCAA AGCCTACCTGGAGATCGAAATCGCTCTATCCCAGGACCAGATCAGCAAATATGCCGACAAAATCCTGCTGTACAGCAACACCTGTATGAAGGAGCTCCGCAGGCTGTTCCTCGTACAAGACCTGGTCGACTCCTTGAAG gtgttgcagTTTGCTGTTTTGATGTGGCTGCTGACCTACGTGGGCGCTCTCTTCAACGGCCTGACACTGCTCATCCTAG CTGTGGTCTCCATGTTCACCATGCCCGTGGTCTATGAGAAACATCAG GCGCAGATTGATCAGTATGTGGGACTAATACGGACCCAAGTCAACTCTGTGGTGGGGAA GATCCAAGCGAAGATCCCCGGGGCCAAGAGGAAGGAGGAGTAG
- the rtn1a gene encoding reticulon-1a isoform X4, giving the protein MQATADVTKKESSWSGWKGQAIDLLYWRNVKQSGAVFSSVLLLLFSLTQFSVVSVGAYLALAALSATISFRIYKSVLQAVQKTDEGHPFKAYLEIEIALSQDQISKYADKILLYSNTCMKELRRLFLVQDLVDSLKFAVLMWLLTYVGALFNGLTLLILAVVSMFTMPVVYEKHQAQIDQYVGLIRTQVNSVVGKIQAKIPGAKRKEE; this is encoded by the exons ATGCAGGCCACTGCAGACGTTACCAAGAAGGAAAGCTCCTGGAGCGGCTGGAAGGGCCAGG CGATTGACCTCCTCTACTGGAGGAATGTGAAGCAGTCGGGGGCCGTGTTCAGCAGCGtgcttctgctcctcttctccctGACCCAGTTCAGCGTGGTCAGCGTCGGAGCCTACTTAGCCCTGGCGGCCCTCTCTGCCACCATCAGCTTCAGGATCTACAAGTCTGTGCTGCAGGCTGTGCAGAAGACCGATGAGGGACATCCTTTCAA AGCCTACCTGGAGATCGAAATCGCTCTATCCCAGGACCAGATCAGCAAATATGCCGACAAAATCCTGCTGTACAGCAACACCTGTATGAAGGAGCTCCGCAGGCTGTTCCTCGTACAAGACCTGGTCGACTCCTTGAAG TTTGCTGTTTTGATGTGGCTGCTGACCTACGTGGGCGCTCTCTTCAACGGCCTGACACTGCTCATCCTAG CTGTGGTCTCCATGTTCACCATGCCCGTGGTCTATGAGAAACATCAG GCGCAGATTGATCAGTATGTGGGACTAATACGGACCCAAGTCAACTCTGTGGTGGGGAA GATCCAAGCGAAGATCCCCGGGGCCAAGAGGAAGGAGGAGTAG
- the rtn1a gene encoding reticulon-1a isoform X1 yields the protein MSAQPGEELGGSDGRWFGDDYERNGLFGNTTTRFDELREDFKPRGGEVATGDLDQQFHLFQDDGKRPPVAMETASTDDPMSGLFRKPMNDDGDVYTSLMSNQSFTSDREASYLSDDLKPSKPTSGLDQFSSDNYSFSSSTKTTSSLVDDMPKSLFGSDKTESYNYMDISHGDERRDQGSLVDTGSTGGDSLGSYMDKNLGRDEEEEENLGPALGSHSFPYVEEPSDEELSDYRSYRNLGGTPQTASPVKITLTESQPPAAKTEPQQHPPPASASERENVLSVGLQGVPTVTLSEPEDDSPASTPNASPTQKDFPSSDMVKADAVKPAPSKSSPSTKVGSREHDGSSAESGDSEIELVAEEPPKAASNPFAQPPKSKGTSSQPNNPFDNPPVTKGGFGLAGNHAPPTAYSILREEREAELDSDLFIESASEESPKREQGFGGPKKGAGPPSPLVPSAVPPRSTAEAVPAEPPITEPVKTPVKTEEDRPSKPKPPTAAVPPEVRSEKPHQDDMHKHTDEGKGDLGKPAPSIFLQSFGKEKAIDLLYWRNVKQSGAVFSSVLLLLFSLTQFSVVSVGAYLALAALSATISFRIYKSVLQAVQKTDEGHPFKAYLEIEIALSQDQISKYADKILLYSNTCMKELRRLFLVQDLVDSLKVLQFAVLMWLLTYVGALFNGLTLLILAVVSMFTMPVVYEKHQAQIDQYVGLIRTQVNSVVGKIQAKIPGAKRKEE from the exons atgtcTGCTCAGCCCGGTGAGGAGCTAGGCGGCTCGGATGGGAGGTGGTTTGGAGATGACTACGAGAGGAACGGCCTGTTTGGGAACACAACGACCCGCTTCGACGAGCTACGGGAGGATTTTAAGCCGAGAGGCGGCGAGGTGGCGACGGGCGACCTGGATCAACAATTTCATCTTTTCCAGGACGACGGGAAAAGGCCTCCCGTTGCTATGGAAACTGCATCTACAG ATGACCCCATGTCTGGCCTGTTTAGGAAGCCTAtgaatgatgatggtgatgtctACACTTCCCTGATGTCAAATCAGAGCTTCACATCGGATCGAGAAGCCTCCTACCTGTCGGACGACCTGAAGCCGTCCAAGCCGACCTCTGGCCTGGATCAATTCTCCAGCGACAACTATAGCTTCAGTTCCAGCACCAAGACGACTTCCAGCCTGGTTGATGACATGCCAAAATCTCTGTTTGGCTCAGATAAGACAGAATCCTACAACTACATGGACATCAGCCACGGGGATGAGCGTCGCGACCAGGGCAGCCTGGTGGACACGGGCTCGACTGGTGGTGACTCACTGGGCAGCTACATGGATAAAAACCTCGgaagagatgaggaggaagaggaaaaccTGGGTCCAGCACTGGGCTCCCACTCTTTCCCCTACGTGGAGGAGCCGTCTGATGAAGAGCTGTCAGACTACCGCTCCTACCGAAACCTGGGTGGCACCCCGCAGACCGCCAGCCCGGTGAAGATCACCTTGACCGAGTCCCAGCCTCCAGCTGCCAAGACTGAGCCGCAACAACATCCCCCTCCAGCCAGCGCGTCTGAGCGTGAAAACGTCCTCAGTGTGGGCTTACAGGGGGTTCCCACCGTGACGCTATCGGAGCCAGAGGATGACAGCCCTGCTTCCACTCCCAATGCTTCACCGACAC AAAAAGACTTCCCTTCCAGTGACATGGTCAAGGCCGACGCGGTGAAGCCTGCACCTTCCAAAAGCAGTCCGAGCACAAAGGTGGGCAGCAGGGAGCATGATGGCAGCAGCGCAGAGTCTGGAGACTCAGAGATTGAGCTGGTGGCTGAGGAGCCTCCAAAGGCCGCTAGCAACCCATTTGCCCAGCCGCCTAAAAGCAAGGGCACATCCAGCCAGCCAAACAACCCCTTTGACAATCCCCCAGTCACCAAGGGTGGTTTCGGCCTAGCAGGCAACCACGCTCCACCCACAGCCTACAGCATtctgagggaggagagagaggccgAGCTCGACAGTGATCTCTTCATTGAGTCTGCGTCTGAAGAGAGCCCAAAGAGAGAGCAGGGCTTCGGCGGCCCCAAAAAGGGAGCCGGCCCTCCCTCTCCCCTGGTTCCCAGCGCCGTCCCTCCCCGTAGTACGGCTGAGGCGGTGCCAGCCGAGCCCCCGATCACAGAACCGGTGAAGACCCCGGTGAAAACAGAGGAGGATCGCCCCAGCAAGCCCAAGCCACCCACTGCAGCCGTGCCCCCAGAGGTGCGATCGGAGAAGCCCCACCAGGACGACATGCACAAGCACACCGATGAGGGCAAAGGAGACCTGGGAAAGCCTGCTCCTTCAATCTTCCTGCAGAGCTTTGGTAAAGAAAAAG CGATTGACCTCCTCTACTGGAGGAATGTGAAGCAGTCGGGGGCCGTGTTCAGCAGCGtgcttctgctcctcttctccctGACCCAGTTCAGCGTGGTCAGCGTCGGAGCCTACTTAGCCCTGGCGGCCCTCTCTGCCACCATCAGCTTCAGGATCTACAAGTCTGTGCTGCAGGCTGTGCAGAAGACCGATGAGGGACATCCTTTCAA AGCCTACCTGGAGATCGAAATCGCTCTATCCCAGGACCAGATCAGCAAATATGCCGACAAAATCCTGCTGTACAGCAACACCTGTATGAAGGAGCTCCGCAGGCTGTTCCTCGTACAAGACCTGGTCGACTCCTTGAAG gtgttgcagTTTGCTGTTTTGATGTGGCTGCTGACCTACGTGGGCGCTCTCTTCAACGGCCTGACACTGCTCATCCTAG CTGTGGTCTCCATGTTCACCATGCCCGTGGTCTATGAGAAACATCAG GCGCAGATTGATCAGTATGTGGGACTAATACGGACCCAAGTCAACTCTGTGGTGGGGAA GATCCAAGCGAAGATCCCCGGGGCCAAGAGGAAGGAGGAGTAG
- the rtn1a gene encoding reticulon-1a isoform X2: MSAQPGEELGGSDGRWFGDDYERNGLFGNTTTRFDELREDFKPRGGEVATGDLDQQFHLFQDDGKRPPVAMETASTDDPMSGLFRKPMNDDGDVYTSLMSNQSFTSDREASYLSDDLKPSKPTSGLDQFSSDNYSFSSSTKTTSSLVDDMPKSLFGSDKTESYNYMDISHGDERRDQGSLVDTGSTGGDSLGSYMDKNLGRDEEEEENLGPALGSHSFPYVEEPSDEELSDYRSYRNLGGTPQTASPVKITLTESQPPAAKTEPQQHPPPASASERENVLSVGLQGVPTVTLSEPEDDSPASTPNASPTQKDFPSSDMVKADAVKPAPSKSSPSTKVGSREHDGSSAESGDSEIELVAEEPPKAASNPFAQPPKSKGTSSQPNNPFDNPPVTKGGFGLAGNHAPPTAYSILREEREAELDSDLFIESASEESPKREQGFGGPKKGAGPPSPLVPSAVPPRSTAEAVPAEPPITEPVKTPVKTEEDRPSKPKPPTAAVPPEVRSEKPHQDDMHKHTDEGKGDLGKPAPSIFLQSFGKEKAIDLLYWRNVKQSGAVFSSVLLLLFSLTQFSVVSVGAYLALAALSATISFRIYKSVLQAVQKTDEGHPFKAYLEIEIALSQDQISKYADKILLYSNTCMKELRRLFLVQDLVDSLKFAVLMWLLTYVGALFNGLTLLILAVVSMFTMPVVYEKHQAQIDQYVGLIRTQVNSVVGKIQAKIPGAKRKEE; the protein is encoded by the exons atgtcTGCTCAGCCCGGTGAGGAGCTAGGCGGCTCGGATGGGAGGTGGTTTGGAGATGACTACGAGAGGAACGGCCTGTTTGGGAACACAACGACCCGCTTCGACGAGCTACGGGAGGATTTTAAGCCGAGAGGCGGCGAGGTGGCGACGGGCGACCTGGATCAACAATTTCATCTTTTCCAGGACGACGGGAAAAGGCCTCCCGTTGCTATGGAAACTGCATCTACAG ATGACCCCATGTCTGGCCTGTTTAGGAAGCCTAtgaatgatgatggtgatgtctACACTTCCCTGATGTCAAATCAGAGCTTCACATCGGATCGAGAAGCCTCCTACCTGTCGGACGACCTGAAGCCGTCCAAGCCGACCTCTGGCCTGGATCAATTCTCCAGCGACAACTATAGCTTCAGTTCCAGCACCAAGACGACTTCCAGCCTGGTTGATGACATGCCAAAATCTCTGTTTGGCTCAGATAAGACAGAATCCTACAACTACATGGACATCAGCCACGGGGATGAGCGTCGCGACCAGGGCAGCCTGGTGGACACGGGCTCGACTGGTGGTGACTCACTGGGCAGCTACATGGATAAAAACCTCGgaagagatgaggaggaagaggaaaaccTGGGTCCAGCACTGGGCTCCCACTCTTTCCCCTACGTGGAGGAGCCGTCTGATGAAGAGCTGTCAGACTACCGCTCCTACCGAAACCTGGGTGGCACCCCGCAGACCGCCAGCCCGGTGAAGATCACCTTGACCGAGTCCCAGCCTCCAGCTGCCAAGACTGAGCCGCAACAACATCCCCCTCCAGCCAGCGCGTCTGAGCGTGAAAACGTCCTCAGTGTGGGCTTACAGGGGGTTCCCACCGTGACGCTATCGGAGCCAGAGGATGACAGCCCTGCTTCCACTCCCAATGCTTCACCGACAC AAAAAGACTTCCCTTCCAGTGACATGGTCAAGGCCGACGCGGTGAAGCCTGCACCTTCCAAAAGCAGTCCGAGCACAAAGGTGGGCAGCAGGGAGCATGATGGCAGCAGCGCAGAGTCTGGAGACTCAGAGATTGAGCTGGTGGCTGAGGAGCCTCCAAAGGCCGCTAGCAACCCATTTGCCCAGCCGCCTAAAAGCAAGGGCACATCCAGCCAGCCAAACAACCCCTTTGACAATCCCCCAGTCACCAAGGGTGGTTTCGGCCTAGCAGGCAACCACGCTCCACCCACAGCCTACAGCATtctgagggaggagagagaggccgAGCTCGACAGTGATCTCTTCATTGAGTCTGCGTCTGAAGAGAGCCCAAAGAGAGAGCAGGGCTTCGGCGGCCCCAAAAAGGGAGCCGGCCCTCCCTCTCCCCTGGTTCCCAGCGCCGTCCCTCCCCGTAGTACGGCTGAGGCGGTGCCAGCCGAGCCCCCGATCACAGAACCGGTGAAGACCCCGGTGAAAACAGAGGAGGATCGCCCCAGCAAGCCCAAGCCACCCACTGCAGCCGTGCCCCCAGAGGTGCGATCGGAGAAGCCCCACCAGGACGACATGCACAAGCACACCGATGAGGGCAAAGGAGACCTGGGAAAGCCTGCTCCTTCAATCTTCCTGCAGAGCTTTGGTAAAGAAAAAG CGATTGACCTCCTCTACTGGAGGAATGTGAAGCAGTCGGGGGCCGTGTTCAGCAGCGtgcttctgctcctcttctccctGACCCAGTTCAGCGTGGTCAGCGTCGGAGCCTACTTAGCCCTGGCGGCCCTCTCTGCCACCATCAGCTTCAGGATCTACAAGTCTGTGCTGCAGGCTGTGCAGAAGACCGATGAGGGACATCCTTTCAA AGCCTACCTGGAGATCGAAATCGCTCTATCCCAGGACCAGATCAGCAAATATGCCGACAAAATCCTGCTGTACAGCAACACCTGTATGAAGGAGCTCCGCAGGCTGTTCCTCGTACAAGACCTGGTCGACTCCTTGAAG TTTGCTGTTTTGATGTGGCTGCTGACCTACGTGGGCGCTCTCTTCAACGGCCTGACACTGCTCATCCTAG CTGTGGTCTCCATGTTCACCATGCCCGTGGTCTATGAGAAACATCAG GCGCAGATTGATCAGTATGTGGGACTAATACGGACCCAAGTCAACTCTGTGGTGGGGAA GATCCAAGCGAAGATCCCCGGGGCCAAGAGGAAGGAGGAGTAG